The following coding sequences lie in one Candidatus Nealsonbacteria bacterium genomic window:
- a CDS encoding nucleoside 2-deoxyribosyltransferase yields MRAYITSSFGDSRETIEQLCSIVKSAGFEDFSFIRDVENYQKVFDNPKDLMQRSKEEIQKSDALLIDMTDKPTGRAIEAGIAYALGKKIIVIMKRGTRIKDTTKGIADKIIEYDRIKDIITELKAFFIKGKK; encoded by the coding sequence ATGAGAGCTTACATTACATCGTCATTTGGAGATAGTAGAGAAACGATAGAACAATTATGTTCCATTGTTAAATCCGCTGGGTTCGAAGACTTTAGTTTTATTCGAGACGTAGAAAATTATCAAAAAGTTTTTGATAATCCCAAGGATCTCATGCAAAGATCAAAAGAGGAAATTCAAAAATCGGATGCCTTGCTAATTGATATGACCGATAAGCCAACAGGACGGGCAATTGAGGCAGGAATAGCATATGCTCTTGGTAAGAAAATTATAGTAATTATGAAACGAGGAACGCGAATTAAGGACACAACTAAGGGAATCGCTGATAAGATAATTGAATATGACAGAATAAAAGATATTATAACAGAACTTAAAGCGTTTTTTATCAAAGGAAAAAAATAA